The proteins below are encoded in one region of Phaseolus vulgaris cultivar G19833 chromosome 1, P. vulgaris v2.0, whole genome shotgun sequence:
- the LOC137813289 gene encoding uncharacterized protein isoform X3: MEGAWQRNFDSPFQPPTSATVSSAPSPEPKGMNASYFYPQVALGLRSKFVGGKQVPDYPSFPLSTTLGSGQADAGNSFLALLHGTPSLLQYDFQNLSERTLGISSGDSTDAIRNSFVSSIERGNFWTSGVGLITENLINCNLQSWVNNFPEISSRAMVGLNNSSNFVFHNIRGSNTATQPTVPGGGKARESFSFPGQCRGTCPAFGQNVCCSDIQTTPNIALEWCSSKSATSFMSGCPRVFCMGKCGHLLLSHTGLLGVFCSCHCCHMSVLKFCEHSGLHGVDPGVAVCMESGETISEWRKLYFLKFGIRSLGNENEWDWPEVLSTTGSPMKSNASAFDVSKTNLSHMLSSSAVMSRSGKSSSDYVMFPNNARMDNNLFIGTLSRKQATTIQDGCNIPLKGCTGISQKSFVDQLKNQLMESNLGMYTTAPNFGGTQLDDGCHPIPPFLDSLKGTGSLSTAHSPLQTPTNFLKDRDCITKNANDGLAGRDAASSNVDLRLGQPPQTGNPLPSFIEPLLYALASPPKLQPQKQMINNLSREEGLQNNFSYAAGSFKMVEELPQLKPKNYMSAVSKGSAKAGLEAKNVAKGVSFSPFSRIDIAGGKTQASENLWNGVSPLMPKKLYSDYGHTGGQSNKPVIGTNKYLGNNKGVSFAKDSGAKKNSGFGIGQLMEYLSSIRRAVGGYDSSISVVNEKMYESNFESSLPLDTSMGANILHGSHNMSSLGLQNHVNQQTSIPFKEILKGLPNHASISVSNQTPTLPQQEAINMDACLVDEKTRLLAMRQIRELSEQHHALHFNMKQKQGGSSSISKVQHYACEASTSEQGTSCTTLKLPQDRGIFGNHENTVGLEKLPSLIGMNGYYHLSDLSPTPLHSKEKETQCKHSCDLQNEETSLSLGIKKDNIRSSACEKCSEQPSNICLEGEYPSAALINCCRSNFSSGIEPLCNNLRQQFANVSGETSLKMPSDLWRNLNTSNNRNIHFEQGGKILGQDSTRIGFHAPQWRDVPSKVRKAVCDATSLDQTSTGLDREGRDDFQLGNISVKRPKRTIDMGDLSKEKENSNVSSGCSAPLVTQASVMVNKIDYCTDDAVDTGFVNNLVVDEGSGIDQVSLSDLVESERTDELLGLISGNYMKNGCSRVLNDESCCNLLDDLKLLDSLIWKKERNQNHFVVSANCKTNQSHNVKRGIKGRKRKRNVVRILDASLSSEFPSLLPNKNDEGAEILHSSSSLPNEMQMHSLSSLQKSFNKSSFVQPCNKRIQSAFSSKFNSCKNSLRKHLSYKVAHESQSDSYAEFCTLPGVSGTKKLRNNLTSDCFEQFHMQEPSYEEPKKAELWPFLCRKENGHRITRPVVCGKYGEIRNGHLAKEVQKPAKIVSLNKVLKSSKRCMSYTKGKPRLTSKKKWKRLSIGTDSEYCCGNRGLKVKEHIETQNTIIYNEASVDMSLEDLERGGKQDAKAKAKQGVRVGNRENVLLKVKNKDIRKHRSINELTAKETKVTDMMSCAQDREPGLCSTKRRNSIQGHTNISTIYSDTFCCVCRSSSNDKINCLLECCQCLIRVHQACYGVSTLPKKSRWCCRPCRTNSKNIACVLCGYGGGAMTRATMSHTIVKSLLKVWNSEKDDMPKHTTSCEFFGEEIYAFSSSKADQESALKPKIFDASTDLVKVRISTNNTQYTPTTLYSFKVHNSITEGVLDSTVKQWIHMVCGLWTPGTRCPNVDTMSAFDVSGVSRPRADVVCSICNRWGGSCIECRMADCSVKFHPWCAHLKNLLQSETEGIDDEKIGFYGSCMLHTIEPSYLSIYDPIDKIGSQEEKEFTCARAEGYKGRRWDGFQNNHCQGGCVVPEEQLNAWIHINGQKLCSQGLTKFSDLDMEHNCRKEYTRYKQAKGWKHLVVYKSRIHALGLYTSRFISRGEVVVEYIGEIVGLRVADKREKDYQSGKKLQDKSACYFFRIDKEHIIDATRKGGIARFVNHSCLPNCVAKVITVRHEKKVVFFAERDIFPGEEITYDYHFNHEDEGKIPCYCNSKNCRRYMN, from the exons ATGGAGGGCGCGTGGCAGCGGAATTTTGATTCGCCATTTCAGCCGCCGACGTCTGCGACGGTTTCCTCCGCACCGTCGCCGGAGCCG aagGGGATGAATGCAAGTTATTTTTATCCACAAGTTGCCCTTGGTTTAAGATCAAAATTTGTTGGAGGGAAGCAAGTTCCTGATTACCCAAGTTTTCCCCTCTCAACCACCCTTGGATCAGGCCAAGCCGATGCTGGAAATTCATTTCTGGCTCTACTCCATGGTACTCCATCCTTGTTACAGTATGATTTCCAGAATTTGTCTGAACGCACGCTTGGCATCTCATCTGGTGATTCTACTGATGCtattaggaattcttttgttaGTTCTATAGAAAGAGGAAACTTCTGGACATCTGGTGTGGGTTTGATAACAGAAAATTTGATTAACTGTAACCTGCAAAGTTGGGTGAATAACTTTCCAGAGATTTCTTCTAGAGCAATGGTTGGTTTGAATAATAGTAGTAATTTTGTCTTCCACAATATTCGGGGCAGCAATACTGCTACTCAGCCCACAGTTCCTGGTGGTGGGAAAGCGAGGGAATCTTTTTCTTTTCCAGGTCAGTGCCGTGGTACATGCCCCGCATTTGGTCAAAATGTTTGCTGCTCAGATATTCAGACTACACCTAATATTGCTTTAGAATGGTGCTCATCTAAGTCTGCAACTTCATTTATGAGTGGGTGTCCTCGTGTGTTCTGCATGGGAAAAT GTGGCCATCTTCTTCTTAGCCATACAGGGCTTCTTGGTGTTTTTTGCTCATGCCATTGTTGCCACATGTCTGTTCTTAAGTTTTGTGAG CATTCAGGGTTACATGGCGTTGACCCAGGGGTTGCTGTTTGTATGGAGAGTGGAGAGACTATTTCAGAATGGCGGAAGCTTTACTTCTTGAAGTTTGGG ATTAGGTCTCTGGGGAATGAGAATGAATGGGACTGGCCAGAAGTATTATCAACAACAGGCAGTCCGATGAAATCCAATGCATCTGCTTTTGATGTGTCCAAGACTAACTTGTCTCATATGTTGAGTTCATCTGCAGTTATGTCAAGGTCTGGAAAGTCTTCTTCTGACTATGTCATGTTTCCAAATAATGCCCGTATGGacaacaatttatttattggtACATTGTCCAGAAAACAAGCAACGACAATCCAGGATGGTTGCAACATTCCACTCAAAGGTTGTACTGGTATTTCACAAAAGAGCTTTGTTGATCAGTTGAAAAATCAGTTAATGGAATCTAATCTGGGTATGTATACAACTGCACCAAATTTTGGTGGAACTCAACTGGATGATGGTTGTCACCCTATACCTCCTTTCTTGGATTCTCTGAAAGGGACAGGAAGTTTGTCAACTGCCCACTCACCTTTGCAAACACCAACAAACTTTTTGAAAGACCGTGATTGCATAACAAAGAATGCAAATGATGGTCTTGCAGGCAGAGACGCAGCTTCCTCCAATGTTGATCTTAGGCTTGGTCAACCACCTCAGACAGGAAATCCACTTCCATCATTTATAGAACCCCTGCTGTATGCCCTTGCCAGTCCACCAAAATTGCAACCTCAGAAGCAGATGATTAATA ACCTCAGCAGGGAGGAGGGATTGCAGAATAATTTTAGTTATGCTGCTGGTTCATTCAAAATGGTTGAAGAATTGCCTCAGCTTAAACCCAAGAACTATATGTCAGCTGTGAGTAAGGGTTCTGCTAAAGCTGGATTGGAAGCCAAAAATGTGGCCAAGGGTGTATCATTTTCACCATTTTCGCGAATTGATATAGCTGGAGGGAAGACACAAGCTAGTGAAAATTTGTGGAACGGTGTCAGCCCTCTCATGCCTAAGAAACTGTATTCTGATTATGGTCACACAGGAGGGCAATCAAATAAACCTGTAATCGGGACCAATAAATATTTGGGCAATAATAAAGGGGTGAGCTTTGCCAAAGATTCTGGTGCCAAAAAAAATTCTGGATTTGGAATTGGTCAGTTAATGGAATATCTAAGCTCCATTAGGAGAGCCGTTGGTGGTTATGATAGTAGTATTTCAGTTGTTAACGAAAAGATGTATGAATCAAATTTTGAATCTAGCTTGCCATTAGATACATCTATGGGTGCAAATATTTTGCATGGTTCACACAATATGTCTTCTCTTGGACTACAAAATCATGTGAATCAACAGACCTCCATTCCATTTAAAGAGATTTTGAAAGGCCTTCCGAATCATGCTTCAATTTCTGTGTCAAATCAGACTCCAACTTTGCCACAACAGGAGGCAATTAATATGGATGCTTGTTTAGTTGATGAAAAGACGAGGTTGCTTGCAATGAGACAGATACGGGAGTTATCTGAGCAACATCATGCATTGCATTTTAATATGAAACAGAAGCAAGGGGGATCCAGCAGTATTTCGAAAGTTCAGCATTATGCTTGTGAGGCTTCAACATCTGAGCAGGGAACCTCTTGTACAACATTGAAATTGCCTCAAGATAGAGGAATTTTTGGGAATCATGAGAATACTGTTGGTTTGGAGAAGTTGCCTTCCCTCATAG GTATGAACGGATATTATCATTTGTCTGACCTGTCGCCAACACCTTTACATTCTAAAGAAAAGGAAACGCAATGTAAACattcttgtgatcttcaaaatgAAGAAACTTCTTTAAG CCTTGGTATAAAGAAAGACAATATCAGATCAAGTGCATGTGAAAAATGCTCTGAGCAACCATCAAATATATGTCTGGAAGGCGAGTatccttctgctgctctgataAACTGTTGCCGAAGCAACTTTTCCTCAGGGATTGAACCCCTTTGTAATAACCTAAGGCAACAATTTGCTAATGTCAGTGGTGAAACTTCTTTGAAGATGCCTTCAGATTTGTGGAGAAATCTGAATACTTCGAACAACAGAAATATCCACTTTGAGCAAGGTGGGAAGATACTTGGCCAAGACTCAACCAGAATTGGCTTTCATGCCCCTCAGTGGAGAGATGTGCCCAGTAAGGTCAGGAAAGCAGTTTGTGATGCAACATCTTTAGATCAAACATCTACTGGTTTGGATAGGGAAGGACGGGATGATTTTCAACTTGGAAACATTTCCGTGAAACGCCCCAAAAGAACTATTGATATGGGAGACCtgtcaaaagagaaagaaaattcTAATGTTTCTTCTGGATGCTCTGCTCCTTTGGTTACTCAGGCATCTGTGATGGTCAACAAAATTGATTACTGTACTGATGATGCTGTTGACACTGGCTTTGTCAACAACCTTGTAGTTGATGAAGGTTCAGGTATTGATCAAGTCTCCTTGTCAGATTTAGTTGAAAGTGAAAGAACTGATGAGCTTCTAGGCTTGATCTCTGGGAATTACATGAAAAATGGTTGTTCGAGAGTCTTAAATGATGAATCATGTTGCAATCTCCTTGATGATCTTAAACTGTTAGATTCCTTGATATGGAAGAAAGAAAGGAATCAAAATCATTTTGTGGTTTCTGCTAATTGTAAAACCAATCAGTCTCATAATGTTAAGAGAGGCATCAAAGGAAGGAAGCGAAAGAGAAATGTGGTGAGGATTCTAGATGCTTCATTATCTTCTGAATTCCCTTCCTTGTTGCCCAATAAGAATGATGAGGGTGCTGAGATTTTGCATTCCTCTTCTAGTttgccaaatgaaatgcaaatgcaCTCTCTGTCTAGCCTgcagaaatcatttaacaagtCTTCCTTTGTTCAACCTTGTAACAAACGAATACAGTCTGCATTTTCATCCAAATTTAATTCCTGTAAGAATAGTCTGAGGAAGCATCTCAGTTATAAAGTTGCCCATGAGTCTCAATCAGATTCTTATGCGGAGTTTTGCACGTTGCCTGGAGTTTCTGGAACAAAGAAATTGAGAAATAATCTCACCTCTGATTGTTTTGAGCAGTTTCATATGCAAGAACCATCCTACGAGGAACCCAAAAAAGCCGAGTTGTGGCCATTCTTATGCAGGAAGGAAAATGGTCATAGAATCACAAGGCCAGTAGTATGTGGAAAATATGGTGAAATACGTAATGGGCATTTGGCTAAAGAGGTGCAAAAGCCTGCAAAAATTGTCTCCCTCAACAAGGTCCTTAAATCTTCCAAAAGATGTATGAGCTACACAAAGGGAAAACCTAGACTAACTTCAAAAAAGAAATGGAAGAGATTGAGTATTGGAACAGATAGTGAGTACTGCTGTGGGAACCGTGGTTTAAAAGTTAAGGAACACATTGAAAcacaaaatacaataatttataatgAAGCAAGTGTTGATATGTCTCTGGAAGACTTGGAGAGAGGTGGCAAGCAAGATGCGAAAGCTAAAGCTAAGCAGGGTGTTAGAGTTGGAAACAGAGAAAATGTTCTATTGAAGGTGAAGAACAAGGACATTCGGAAACATCGTAGCATTAATGAACTCACTGCTAAAG AAACCAAAGTAACGGATATGATGAGTTGTGCTCAAGACAGAGAGCCTGGTTTGTGTAGCACAAAACGTAGAAA CTCAATTCAAGGTCACACAAACATATCAACTATATACTCAGATACCTTCTGCTGTGTGTGTCGAAGCTCAAGCAATGATAAAATAAACTGTTTGTTGGAATGTTGTCAATGCCTAATTAGa GTGCATCAAGCTTGCTATGGTGTTTCCACATTACCCAAAAAAAGTCGTTGGTGCTGCAGACCATGCCGAACCAACTCAAAAAATATT GCATGCGTCCTATGTGGTTATGGAGGTGGAGCCATGACTCGAGCAACAATGAGTCACACGATTGTCAAGAGCCTCCTAAAAGTTTGGAATAGTGAGAAAGATGACATGCCTAAGCATACAACTTCATGTGAATTTTTTGGGGAGGAAATATATGCATTCTCATCCTCAAAAGCTGATCAAGAAAGTGCTTTGAAGCCCAAAATTTTTGATGCATCAACTGATCTGGTGAAAGTTCGAATATCTACCAATAACACACAATACACTCCTACTACTCTTTATAGTTTCAAGGTACACAACAGCATTACTGAAGGAGTTCTTGATTCAACTGTTAAACAATGGATTCATATGGTTTGTGGTCTTTGGACTCCTGGAACAAGATGCCCAAATGTTGACACAATGAGTGCTTTTGATGTTTCTGGTGTTTCACGTCCCAGAGCAGATGTG GTTTGTTCCATTTGCAATCGATGGGGTGGTTCTTGTATAGAGTGCAGGATGGCTGATTGCTCTGTCAAGTTTCATCCTTGGTGTGCTCATCTAAAG AACCTGTTGCAAAGTGAGACTGAAGGTATTGATGATGAGAAGATTGGATTTTATGGGAGTTGCATGCTACATACTATTGAACCTAGTTATCTGTCCATATATGATCCTATTGATAAAATAGGAAGTCAAGAAGAAAAGGAATTCACCTGTGCCAGGGCAGAG GGTTACAAGGGCAGAAGATGGGATGGTTTTCAGAATAATCACTGCCAAGGTGGATGCGTTGTTCCTGAGGAGCAGCTTAATGCTTGGATTCACATCAATGGGCAGAAATTATGTTCTCAAGGACTCACAAAATTCTCAGATTTGGATATGGAGCATAATTGTCGA AAGGAATACACTCGGTACAAACAAGCAAAGGGATGGAAACACCTCGTTGTATACAAGTCCCGTATACATGCACTTGGTCTTTACACTTCTCGATTCATTTCCCGGGGTGAAGTG GTGGTTGAATATATTGGTGAAATTGTGGGATTGCGGGTGGCTGATAAAAGAGAGAAGGATTATCAATCTGGAAAGAAACTTCAGGACAAGAGTGCCTGCTACTTCTTCAGGATAGACAAAGAGCATATTATTGATGCCACGAGGAAAGGGGGGATTGCACGGTTTGTTAACCACTCATGCCTG CCAAATTGCGTGGCAAAAGTGATTACTGTAAGGCATGAAAAGAAG gtTGTCTTCTTTGCAGAGAGGGATATATTTCCTGGTGAAGAGATCACGTATGATTACCACTTTAACCACGAGGACGAAGGAAAGATTCCATGTTACTGCAATTCAAAAAATTGCAGGCGCTATATGAACTGA